CCGCGGTGGGTGCTGCTGGTGGGAGATGCGAGCTATGACGGGAAGAACTATCTGGGGTTGGGCGAGAACGATCTGGTGCCGACGAAGGTGATGTGGACGAACACGTTCGAGACGGCGACGGATGACTGGCTGGGGGATGTCGATGGGGATGGGCTGGCGGATGTAGCGGTGGGGCGGCTGCCGGTGCGGACGCTTCAGCAGGCGCAAGCGATGGTTGACAAGATCATCAGCTATGAACAAGGGATGCCAACCAGCGGCGTTCTGTTAGTCGCAGACCTGGCGGCAGAGTATGACTTTGAGGTCGCAAGTCAGGCGGTCGAACTGTCGCTGCCGGCGGAAACTCCGGTGCAAGAGGTTTTCCGCAGCCGCATGGATGACGTGACGGCGAACCGCGCGATCATCGATGCGATCAATCGCGGGCCGAAGCTGGTCAACTATGCCGGGCACGGCTCGGCAAGCGTCTGGCGCGGCAACCTGCTGACGAATGACAGCGTCGGGCTGCTGACGAATCAACAGGCGCTGCCGGTGGTCGTCTCGATGACCTGCTTAAACGGCTTGTTCAATGACCCGCGCAGCAACAGCCTCGGCGAAAGCCTCTTGCTGTCAGAGCGCGGCGGCGCGATTGCCGTCTGGGCTTCGTCGGCGCAGACGGTTGCCGGGGCACAGGAGTTAGTGGATCAAGAAATGATTCGGCAACTCTTCAGCGCCAGTGCCGCCAAAACCGATCAGCGCTTGACGATAGGCGAAGCCATCATGCGCGCCAAGGCTATCGCGCAGGACGAAGCGGTCATCAAGAGCTGGACACTGCTTGGTGACCCGCTGCTGCGGCTGCGCTAAGCAAAAGACGACGCGGGGACGCGGCGAGGGAAAGACAGAGAGACTGACTGCTTGTCTTCCTTTCTCCGCGTCGCCGCGTCGCCGTGCCGCCGCGTCTCCGCGTCGCCGTGCCGCCGCGTCCCTCCTACACGGCGCGGCAAACTGGCAGTCATCCCGCCCGGTTGCTATAATCCCGCTGTTAAACGTAATGGCGACTTCATCGTTGTCTTCCGGCCCCAGGTCGGCAGCTTGTTTATCGAAGGATTATCGCATGGCGATTAAGAAAGTAGTGCTGGCAAAACCGCGCGGATTCTGCGCCGGCGTGGTGCGCGCCATTGACATCGTCGAGCGCGCGCTCGATTTCTTCCCTCCGCCGATTTATGTCTTCCATGAAATCGTTCACAACCGCTACGTCGTTGATAACTTGAGCAAACGCGCGGTGGTCTTTGTTGACAGCCTCGAAGAAGTGCCCAACGGCGCGGTCTGCGTCTTCAGCGCGCACGGCGTCGCGCCGGCGATGGTGCAATTGGCCGAAGACAAAAACCTGCGCATCATTGACGCCACCTGCCCGCTGGTGACCAAGGTGCATCTGGAAGCCATCCGCTTTGCGCGTGACGGCTACTCGCTGGTGCTGATCGGCCACCCCGGCCACGAAGAGGTCGAAGGCACCATGGGCGAAGCGCCCATGCAACTGGTCAGCTCGGTCGCCGATGTCGAGCGGCTTGAGGTCGCGAACCCCGACCGCGTGATCTACATCACGCAGACGACGCTGTCGCTGGATGACGTGGCAGAGATCGTCCAGGCGCTCAAGCGCAAATTCCCCAGGCTGCAATCGCCGCCCAAGGACGACATTTGCTACGCGACCCAGAACCGCCAGAACGCCGTCAAGGAGATGGCCGCGCGGGTTGATGTGCTGCTGGTCGTCGGCTCGCAGAACAGCTCGAACTCGCAGCGCCTGCGCGAAGTCGCGGTCGTCGGCGGCACCCCGGCTTACCTGGTAAATGACGAGACCGAGATCAATCCCGCCTGGCTTGCGGACGCCGAAATCGTCGGCGTGACCGCCGGCGCGTCGGCCCCGGAAGAGCTGGTCATTCGCGTGCTGGAGCACCTGCGCGGCCTCGGCGCCAGCGACTATGAAGAACAGTCGGGCGGCGATGAGAACGTCCATTTCGCTCTGCCGCAAGAAGTCTTGCACCCGGAACGGCTGCTGGTGCAGCTTGACGGCGCGCGGTAAATCCGGCGCGGCGCGGCGCGCGTAAAATCACCGTCGCGTGACGCCGGATGGCCGTTTAATGCTGGCCGGTTGGCAATGGCCAAGCCACCGCCTGTTATAGTATTCTTTCCCGGTTAACACGTACCCCTGATCCAAATCTGAAATGACGAACGTTGGGCAAGCTAGGGAATTGGACTTTGAAAGGATTGGTAGCCCCATGTCAAGACAGTATCAAGTAAAAACGGCGCTGGCTGATCGCAGCCTGGAACCCGACGTGCGCCGCGCGATCAAGTGGGCACAACAATATTTCTTGCAG
The sequence above is a segment of the Blastocatellia bacterium genome. Coding sequences within it:
- a CDS encoding C25 family cysteine peptidase yields the protein PRWVLLVGDASYDGKNYLGLGENDLVPTKVMWTNTFETATDDWLGDVDGDGLADVAVGRLPVRTLQQAQAMVDKIISYEQGMPTSGVLLVADLAAEYDFEVASQAVELSLPAETPVQEVFRSRMDDVTANRAIIDAINRGPKLVNYAGHGSASVWRGNLLTNDSVGLLTNQQALPVVVSMTCLNGLFNDPRSNSLGESLLLSERGGAIAVWASSAQTVAGAQELVDQEMIRQLFSASAAKTDQRLTIGEAIMRAKAIAQDEAVIKSWTLLGDPLLRLR
- the ispH gene encoding 4-hydroxy-3-methylbut-2-enyl diphosphate reductase codes for the protein MAIKKVVLAKPRGFCAGVVRAIDIVERALDFFPPPIYVFHEIVHNRYVVDNLSKRAVVFVDSLEEVPNGAVCVFSAHGVAPAMVQLAEDKNLRIIDATCPLVTKVHLEAIRFARDGYSLVLIGHPGHEEVEGTMGEAPMQLVSSVADVERLEVANPDRVIYITQTTLSLDDVAEIVQALKRKFPRLQSPPKDDICYATQNRQNAVKEMAARVDVLLVVGSQNSSNSQRLREVAVVGGTPAYLVNDETEINPAWLADAEIVGVTAGASAPEELVIRVLEHLRGLGASDYEEQSGGDENVHFALPQEVLHPERLLVQLDGAR